From the Chryseobacterium sp. G0201 genome, the window GAAAAGATCAACAATAAAAACTATCAGGCGATCGGTAAATTTTACAGAGCCTATTATTTTTTTAATTTAAGTTTAAAATTCGGAAGCATCCCTTATTCTGAGGCTTTAAAAGGAGAATCTGGCATCACACAACCAAAATACGATACTCAGGAAACGGTGATGTCCGGAATTTTATCTGAATTAAAAGAAGCCAACGATCTCATTAATTCCAATGATAAAATTGAAGGTGACATCATCTACAACGGAGATGCCACAAAATGGAAAAAACTGATTAATTCTTTCCGTTTGAAAATCTTAATTACAATGTCTAAAAAAATGACATTAGGAACTTATAATATTGCAACGGAATTTGCTTCCATCGCAGGAACTCAGCCTTTAATGACTTCAATTTCTGAAAATGGAGAATTGAAATTTGCAGATGCTGCAGACAGCAGATACACGATGTTCAATAACAGTGGTTACGGTTCGAGTTTGTATATGGCAGATTATTTTATCAATCTGTTTAAAGCCAGACAAGATCCGCGTTTGTTTACTTTTGCAGCGCAGACTACAGGGGCGAAAGAAGCAGGAAAAGCAATCACCGATTTCACAGCATATAACGGTGGAAATCCAACTTCCCCTTATTCTGATAATGCGGCTTTGGTTACAGCAAAAAATATTTCTAAAGTAAACGACAGATTTTATAAAGATGCTACGAATGAGCCTTCATCGGTTTTAAGTTATCCGGAATTAGAGTTTATTTTAGCAGAGGCTACCGCGAGAGGATGGATTTCGGGATCGGCAAAAACGCATTATGATAATGCAATTAAAGCTAGTTTTAATTTTTATCAGACCTATGTAAAAAATCCGAATCAGTATTTTGCAGGTTTTGATGTGAATCAATATTTGACGACTTCTTTAGTTGGTTACAACGATACCGCTCCGCTGCAAACTCAGTTGGAAAAGATCATGACTCAGAAATATATGACGATGTTTCATCAATCACAATGGACTTCTTATTACGATTATCTGAGAACAGGATTTCCAAATTACCCTTTACAAACGGGAGTTTCAGCACCTTTCAGATTCAGATATCCACAATCTGAATATAATTATAACAGTACCAATCTGAAGGCTGCACTAACATCACAATATGGAGGAAATGACAACATCAATTCTAAACCTTGGTGGTTACAGTAAAAATCTAACTATTTTTTAATATCAAAAAAGAAATCACAGGAAAATCTATTATCTTGTGGTTCCTTTCTTATTACGATTGAATATGAACAGAAGAGAATTTTTAGAAAAATCAAGTCTTTTATTAGCCGGATTGGGAACTTCAAGCATTTTGCATCCTGCTATTTTAAAAGCACTAACAATTGAACCCGCTGCCCTGTCTACTTTTTATGACGCAGAACATGTTGTAATCTTAATGCAGGAAAACCGTTCCTTTGATCACGCTTTCGGAGCTTTGAAAGGAGTGAGAGGTTTTTTAGATAAAAGAACTTTCATCAAACCAGATGGACATTCGGCATTCTTTCAAAAAAATGATGCAGGAAAATATGCTTCACCCGCCCGTTTAGATCTTAGAAATACAAAATCTACCTGGATGAGCTCCCTTCCGCACTCTTGGGACAATCAGCAAAAAGCTTTGAATAAAGGAAAATACGATCAATGGCTTCAGGCAAAATCATCAGGAAATAAAGATTACAAAGAAATTCCGTTGACGTTAGGATATTATAATCGTGAAGACCTTCCGTTTTATTATCAATTGGCGGATGCATTTACTATTTTTGATCAATATTTCTGTTCATCACTCACGGGAACTACACCAAACCGACTTTTCCATTGGTCCGGAACGTTAAGAGAACAACAAACTGGCAAAGCAAAAGCCAATGTTTTTAATGAAAATATTGATTACGAAAAAGCTAAACAAGCCCGTTGGAAAAGCTTTCCTGAAATTTTAGAGGAAAATAATGTTTCATGGAAAATATATCAAAACGAAATAAGTCTTCCAAAAGGAATGTCGGGCGAACAGGAAGCTTGGCTGAGTAATTTCACAGACAACCCGATTGAATGGTTCTCCAACTTCAATGTAAAATTTTCAAAAGGATATTATAAAAATATTCCGAATATTATTTCTTATTTAAAACAGGAAATTGAGAAAAATCCAAATCAGAAAGAAAGATTTGAAGGAATGATTACCGAACTTAATGAAGATCTTGAAAAATATAAACCTGAAAATTTTGCCAACCTTTCTCAATACGAAAAAAATCTTCACGAAAAAGCATTCACTATCAACTCAAATGATCCCGAATATTGGGATCTGGAAATAGGCACGGATGAAAATGGAGAAAAATTGGTAGTTCCGAAAAGTGACGTATTATTTCAGTTCCGAAAAGATGTTGAGGAGAAAAAATTGCCGTTGGTTTCATGGCTGGTTGCTCCCGAGCATTTTTCTGATCATCCCGGTTCGCCTTGGTACGGAGCGTGGTATATTTCTGAAGTCTTGAATATTTTAACCAAAGATCCTGAAACCTGGAAAAAAACAATTTTCATTATTAATTATGATGAAAACGATGGTTATTTTGATCATGTTTTGCCTTTTGCCCCACCCATGAATCCTAGCCAACCTGTTGATATGAATGGAAAAGAAGGTGCAGAATATGTCAGCAAAAATCAGGAATATATGTTGACTCAAAAGCTAAAAGATCATGAAAGAATTGAAGGAACGGTTGGTTTAGGATACAGAGTCCCGATGATCATTGCGTCACCCTGGACGAAGGGTGGTTTTGTAAATTCTGAAGTTTCGGATCATACTTCTGTGTTACAGTTTTTAGAAAAATTCATTCAGAAAAAATATAAAAAAGATGTTACAGTTCATAACATTAGCGATTGGAGAAGAGCGATTTGCGGAGATCTGACTTCCGCTTTTAATTCATCTAATGTGAAAGCTCCACAGATGGATTATTTAAATCAAAAAGATTACACAAAGACCATCAACGCTGCGAAGAATAAACCTGTCCCGAATTTAAAATGGTATTCTGAAAACGAGTTGAATGATAATTTATTGGACATTCAGGAGAAAGGAACAAAACCATCCAATCCACTTCCTTATGATTATCATGTAAATTTAGATAAAGGGAAAATTAAAATGACCAATTTAAAAGAAACAGCGGTTCCTTTGTTGATCTATGACAGAACACAGTTTGATCATGATAACTTCCATTTTTCTTATGCATTATATTCAAAACAGGAATTGTCACATTCTATAAATGAAGAAAAATATGATCATGAAGTTTTTGGACCAAATGGTTTTTACAGAAAATTTAAAGGAGAAAATGATCCTAAACTAAAAATTTCGTTGATCAATAACCCTTCTAAAAATGAGGTTGTATTACTTATTGAAAAGAATAAAAAAGAAAGCAAAAGTGTCAGTATTGAGTTAGAAGATCTTTATGAAAAGAAGAAAACTAAAATCTCATTAGGTATGATAGAAGAAATAAGGATCAATTTAAATAAAACTAAAGGCTGGTATGATCTGAAGATTAATTTGGATGATAGCATCTGGCATTTTGCAGGACGAATAGAAACCGGAAAAACCTCTATTTCAGATCCGCATTGGGCTTAATTTAAAACAGAATTTATGCTAAAAAAGTCTTATACAATTTTGTGTGAGACTTTTTTTTGATTGACTACAATCATAAATTAAATACAGATTATTTAATAAATTTCTAAAAAATTCAACAATAAAAATGGATAACAAGATATTGATAGTGAATAAATAAGCATATAAAAAATATCATAAAAATATTTCATACTTTGTTGAATTTTATTAACTTCACAGTACCAAACTTTAAATACCATGAAAAAAATTAAATTTTCAATTGCAATGTCTCTAGTTGCATTTGCTGTGTCTGCTAATCTTAACGCACAAGATACAAACACAGACAATCACACAATCTCTATTACCATCCCGGAAGTAGCATTGGTAGATATTGAACCTGCCGCTACAAAAAACATTACTTTAGGCTTTACAGCTCCTACAGAAGCCGGATTACCCATTACAGCTGCTACTACAAACAATACACTTTGGTTGAATTATTCATCTATTAAATCTGTTGCTGATGCTACCCGTAACGTTTCTGTAAAAGTAAATGCAGTTATTCCCGGAATAGACATCCAAGTTACCGCTGCTGCCGCTACAGGTGCAGGCGGAGGTACATTAGGAACACCCTCTGCTCAGTTAACTTTGAGTGCTGCAGACCAAACCATTGTTTCAGGAATCGGTAGTGCTTATACAGGAGATGGTGCCAATAACGGTCATAATCTTACCTATGCATTAGCTGCAGGAAGTGGACCTGGCGGAATAGCCGCCTATGCGGATTTAGAAGCAACTGCAACAGCTGTTGCAACGGTGACTTATACTATTTCGGACAACTAGTATCTCAACTTTAAAATTATAACTAGAAGAAATCGCATGTCTGTTTCTTCTTAGTTTTTTATTGTCTTTTTTCAACCCTAAACTTTACATACATAATGATAAAGCGCATTTTCTTTTTCCTTTTTTTCATCTTACAATTTGGTTTATCACAAGCAAGTATTGTGGTTATTAATGGTCTTACCCACAATTATAAAGTAGAAAGCGGACAGGTTTATAAAGGAAAAATAGCCATAGAAAACACTGATAATACGCCACAAAATGTAAAAATATTTTTGCAGGATTTCACTTATAAGGCAGATGGCTCTATCAATTATTCAGCTCCCAATACCAATATCAAGACAAATACGAACTGGATAAAACTTAATACCAACTTAATAACTTTAAAAGCAAGAGAAAAGACCGAGGTCTACTATGAAATAACGGTACCTAACAATGTCACTAAACCCGGAAGTTATTGGAGCGTCATTATTGTAGAACCAGTAGAAGACATCAAACCGACAGACAATAAAGATGGAGTAAATATCACATCTGTCATAAGATATGCTGTTCAAATCATCACCGATTATGATGCTGAAAAGGCAAAACCAAACTTACAATTTGAAAGTGTAAAAATTGATAAAGAAGAAGGAAGACAGATATTAAAGATCGCAATAGCCAACACGGGAGAACTTTATTGCAAACCAACGGCTGTTATTGAAATATACAACCGTAAGAACGGACAGAAAATTGGAAATTTTTCTAGTCAGGCAATGGGATTATTACCTACAACCTCCAAATCATTTCACATTGATATCAGCAAAATCCCGCCAGACAAATACAATTCTGTAATAATAGCAACTGACGAGGACGAAAACGCTTTTGCACTGAATGTGGAACTAGAAGTAAAAAATGATTAAAAATTGGGTTCTATACATTACCATACTATTCCCAGTACTAATTTTTGCTCAAAAACAACCAAACGATTTTGTCAACAAAAAAGATAGTCTACTGCCGGGAACGGCTACGTCTATTTCATTTACTATAGAAAACAATACTTCTGAGAAAAAAAATTATACTATTGAAATTAAAACTTCCAGCCCGAATATCAGTCCGATTTTAACGAAAGGAGAATTTAAAATTTCAGGAAATGAAAGTACTTCTTACATCGTTCCTTTAAGGATCGCAACAGAAACTCCACAAGGAAAATATACTGTGACATTATATGGAACCGATCAAAATGACGATAGTAAATTCATCAAAACCGAAGAAATAACTGTTTCCGCTAACCGAAACCTCTCGGTCACAGCATTAGACACTCCCGAATTTGTACGAGCGGGAGAAACCATTAAAGCCTCATTTCTACTAAAAAATGGAGGAAATGTAACCGAAAATCTTATATTAGAAAGCAAAAACACCAGTATTGATCAGGGCTATTCGATAGTTTTGCCGCCTGGCGAAACAAAAGTAATTACCATTACAAAAAATACAGATCCCGAACTCGGTAAAAGTGAATACCAAAATATAAACCTTACTGCTAGATCAGCTTTTAATTTAAATGAAAATCAGACAGCTTATACAAGTGTAAAAATTATCTCAATAAAGCCCTCCGAAGATGATATTTACCATCGTTTTCCTGTTTCTGCATCGTTATCTTTTGTCGGAATGCAAAACAGAGGAGTTTACAATGATGGCTTTCAGGGTGAATTGTACGGAAAAGGCAGTTTAGATAAAGAAAATAAAGGATTATTAGAATTCCATGCGGTGACAAAAAATCCGGTTGAGTTTAATTCTTTTACTCAATATGAAGAATATTTTGTGAATTATAGACGGGATAATTTCTATGCTCATCTTGGTGATAAAATGTATTCATCATCATTTTTAACTGAATTTGCCAGATATGGTCGTGGCGCCGAGCTTCGTTATGATTTTGAAAAACTTAGTTTTGGAGGTTTTTATAATCATCCAAGATTTTTTCGTGATATTAAAGATGAATTTAATATTTATTCGAAATTCAGGTTTAATAAAGAGACCGAAATTACGGCAGGATATCTTTATAAAATCCCGCGTAATGAAGCCAGCTATAGTTTTAATAATATGAAACTGGATTCTAATGCGCATCTCCCGTATATGACAGGAAAATTTAAAGTTTTAAAAAAGATCGATATTTTGGGAGAAGTCGCTTACAGTAAAACAGATAAAACTGAAGGAAATGCTTATATGATCCAGGCTCAGAGTAATTTTCAAAAGCTGAATGGAAATATCATGTACATGAAAGCGAGTCCACAATTTGCTGGATATTTTACCAATACAAGTACATTTAACGGAAATCTGCAGTATCGGATTTCTGATAAATTCAATGTTTTTGCCAATTATGTACAGGATGCCCGAAACTTTCAGAGAGATACGTTGCTACTGGCCGCACCTTACAGAAAATTTCTTCAATATGGCTTGGGTTACAGGTATATGAAAGCTGGAAATGTTATAATTTACAACGGTTCTCAAAGATATGAAGATAGATTAGAACCAAAAGAATTTGATTATTTTGAACGATTTTTTAAAGTAAGCATTGATCAGCAGATTGGTATTTTTCAACTTAATCTGGAAGGACAATTTGGAAAAACGAATAATTATCTGACAGATTTTAGTGGAAATTCACGTTTTTATACGGCTAATCTAAGCTTTGAAAAATTTAAAACATCTTTTAATTTATATGGAAGTTATGCGGTAACATCTCGCTACCAAATGCAAAACCAGAAACAGGTTTATTACGGAGCACGCGTTATCAGCCGATATTCTGATAAATCTTATTTCAGTTTATTCTATCAAAATAATTATCTTCCCGAAGAATATTTTAACGACAGAAATCTCTTTGAACTCCTTTTTCATCAACAGATTTTCCCTAATCATGAATTAGACCTTTCCGGTCGTTATACTTTACAGCGCGGTCAACTTGGCGATAAAGATTTTATTTTTTCATTGCGTTACACGTTACGCATGAATGTTCCGATACAAAAAATCGCAGAATATACATCCTTATCCGGAAATGTAAATAATCTTGGCGTTAAAAAAACAGAAGGAATAAGATTAATGCTTGGAAAGCATCTATCAATCACCGATAAAAATGGAAATTTCACCTTTAAAAATATTATTCCCGGAGATTATTTTCTTGAGATAGACAGATCAACAACTGAAATTAATGACATTCCTGATGTTAATTTCCCTGCATCTTTAGTATTAATTAATAAAGAAAATATTTTTAATTTCGGATTAACGACAGCTTCTACCATCCAGGGCAACATCCAACTTACAGAAGTTGAAGAAAAAGATCAGCCGAGTTTTGCACAATTTCAACTTAAAAAAGAGAAAAAGCGAAAAAACAATATCATTATTGAAGCTTCCGATGGCAAGCAGACATATCGGAAAATTGCTGTTATGGGTGAAAAATTTGATTTTACTTATTTACGTCCCGGAGATTGGATCGTGAAAATTTTCAGAAACGGATTGGATAAACGCTACAAAATATCAATGGATACTTTTCATTTTACATTAAAGCCTTCTGAAACCAAAAATATAACCATCAACATCGTAAAACAGCAGATAGAAATTAAATACCAGCAAGACTCCATAAAAGTAGGATATAATGAAATAAAAAAGCGAAAATGAGACTTATTAAAAACATATTAATCATGATTTGCTTTATTTTATCCTACAAAGCATTATCACAAACCACAGGAAACAAAACAATTGCTGTGACCTTACCTATCGTAACATTATTAGACATAGAACCAACAGGAAATATCAACCTAAGTTTTGCTGCTCCAACAGAAGCGGGAAGATCCATCGTAAATCCTGCAGCCAACACAACCAAATGGATCAATTACACATCAGCAATTGCGCCGGCAGGTCTTACAAGAAGAATTACAGCCTCCGTTAATCAAACTATTCCCGGAGTTGATATAAAAGTACAGGCAGCAACGGCCGCCGGAGCAGGTGGTGGAACTTTTGGAACGCCATCAGGTTTGGTTACTCTTACAACAGCTTCTACCACAATCATAAATGGAATTGGTGGAGCTTTCACAGGAAACGGAGCCAATAATGGTCACCGATTGACAATCTCATTGACCCAGAATACGTATGCTAATTTATCTGCCCGTACAAATACTCCAGTTGTAATTACGTATACAATTACTGAATAAAATTAAAAGAAATGAAATTAAGCAAATATATTTTTCTAAAAGACCTACATTCAACTGAAAGACTTTTATTTATTTTAATTTTAATAACATTCAGTGTTTTTATTAAAGCGCAGAGAACGATAACTGTTGGCGGTACCAACTGGACACCCACCATACCTTCTATTACTGAAGCAGGAAATAATTATTCCGGAACATACGAAAGTGCAACCAATCAAATCTTATTAGCAACCAGTGTCCCATTATTATTAGGAAGCGGAAAAGTTTCAGTGCATTATGCTGCTAATCCGACATGGCATAATTCTCTGATTTTAAATATTAAAAGAACAGGAAATGGAACAACGACCTGTTTAGCATGTAGCTTAACCGGAGGCACAGCCTATCAGATTCTGACTTTGACTGATGTTGAATTATTCAGAATTAATGCTGTCCTGGCACTTGCTTCCTATTCTAATATTCCGATACAATTACAATTGAGTGGTGTATCTGTAACAATCCCAGCAACTACGTATAACAGCAGAGTAGTTTTTACCATCAGTGCTCTTTAAATAAAAAAGTACCTCCCTTCAAAAAAACACTGAAAGGAGGATAACATAAATAAACTAGTAGGTTTAATGTTTTGCCCACCAAAGCGGGGTAAGAATTTCGTCTGCTCCTCCTAACAATTGGACAGCCTTAGTATAACCGTTGGGATCCGAGTTTCTGAAGGAGCTTGGATAAGGTAATCTTTGTGGGAAATTTTTTACTGAATTTGTCATAAAGTTGGAAGAATTTAAATTCGGCAAATTCGGCAATGGGGTTTCAACCGCAGGATTTTCAAAGAAAGGTAAGCCCAATCTTCTTTGATCACTCCATGTTTCAAGCGGTAACCATGGAGTATTAGCTATGAATTTTTGAGTAATAATTTTAGTTAATTTATCATTTCTGATATTTCCACCTTTATAAATTGTATTTGAAGGATAATTAATTGTAACAGTTCCAGCTACGTTTGTTTTACCATCAATATAATTCATTACGTGTGAAGCTCCTAGTTCTGTTGTATGAGAATAGCTTGCAGATGTACCATCTCTATTATAATCTGTTGAAGAGATGTAAGCAGAATAATATTGTCCAACTCCGTTATAAGATAAACTTTCCTGAACACCTTTATTGTATGCTGCTTCATCTGACATAGGTGTAATCCATCCTCTTAAATTAGCTTCAGCAATTAAAAGATAGCTTTCCCAACTTCCGAAAAACACTCTTTTGTTAGTACTGCTTCTATATTGCTGTCCTATACTCGGCGTATAATTGGCTGATCCTCTTACATCATTTAATGATAGGGCAGTTCCCCAGTTTCCAATTGTATAAGCATTCCATGTATATTTAGTATTAACGGTAACTTTTGATCCGTCAGAATATCTCATATCTCTCATCATAGCTGCATCTGAAAGCGCATATCCTTGCGGAAATATAGGACTTGTAGTATTTCCAGGAATAAAAAAAGTTTTATATGCTCTTGGATCTATTTTGTTAGGTAAGCCATCTAAGAAATAACCTGTTGAAGGATCATTCGTTTTTTGAGGATATTGGCTTGAAAACTTTTTACCGATGTACCCATCAGGTTTAATGTAAGCCTGCAAATCCGATGACAATTGATTTTGTGATGGCACACCTCCTAAACCAAGATACAAATTATTGAGCGTGGCTGAGATTATTTGCTGATTCCAAGGTCTGGACATCACTCCTGTCAAATCATTCCAGCCATCTTTTTCGGCAACAGCAAAATTTTCATCAGCATTAGATATAAATTTATTGGAAGATACAGCATCTTCAAATTCTGTTTTAGCTTTTGAAGGATCAACTTCAGATAATCTCATTGCTAATCTCATTCTTAGCGAGTTGCCGTATTTCACCCATTTATTCCAATCCATTTGATAGGCTAGATCTCCAGCTTTAGTTTTGTCACTTATACCTGTTATGCTTGGATCTATTTTAGCAACAGCATCTTTTAATTCTGATAAAATATAGTAATAAAAATCTTTTTGAGAATTAAATTCAGGATTTACACCTTGGAAAGCTTCATTGGGTATTGGACCGAAATTATCGGACAATTCACTCATTAAATAAGCACGCCATATTCTTGATATTTGGATTATATTTTCGTTATAATTTGAGGCTGTACCATTTAATTTTTTTTCATTTCCAATTTGGATTGCTTTATTAGCATTATTAAGCCATCCCGAAATATATCCCCAATAGTTGGTTGTATATCCATCATCATAATTTCCGCCTGCAATAAATGTTTGATAATGTTGTCTTCCAGCTGTTTTCCAATAAAGAACGAATGTTCTTTCTGCTACTTCAGGATTCATTTGAGCTCCTAAAATAGAAGAAGTTAGAAAATATTCCGGCAAAATCTGTTCGGAAGTAGCAGCATCAGGGTCTTTATTAATATCCTCGAATCTATCACAGCTATTAATTGAAAGTGTAGCTAATAAAGTGAATAGAGTAATTTTTATAGTATTTTTTTTCATTTTGATAACGTTTTAGAATCCAACAGTTAGATTAAATACAAAGTTTCTTGATGTAGGGAATGATAAGTTTTCATACCCTGTTGCATTGGAACTTACAGCAGATGCTGATTCCGGATCGATTCCTTTTATTTTACTATAAAGCATCCAAACATTATTTACAGATAATGAGATTCTTGCACTTTGAAATGCTGAATTAATAAATAATGATTTAGGGAAAATATAGGTTAATTGTACATTTCTAATTCTAATATTTGTAGCATCATAAATATTATCCTCATGTATTCCTAAATTACTGCTTCTACTAGAAACTGCTGACCAATAGTTTTCCGGAGTAACAGCAATAGTATTTGGAGTATAGCTTCCATTTCCATTTGCAATAACTCCATCTGCTACAAATGATTCTCTACCACCATTCACAACCGTTTCTTTTGCCAGCCCTGATCCCTTTAATGCACGCATTGTTCCAGAATAAAACTGACCTCCAAAGCGACCGTCTATCTGAAAAGAGAAATTAAAATTTTTGATAGTGAATCCATTTGTAATTCCTAATAATGCTCTAGGAGTTTGGTCTCCTAAAATATATTGATTTCCATTTGAGGTAGGAAGTCCTTCGCTATCCAATACTCTCTGTCCAAAATAAGGGCTGTTGGGATCTTCAACCCTAGTGTATTTAGTTCCCAGTATTACTCCATATCGTTGCCCAACATAAGCCACAAAACGTAATTTATCAAAAGGAGGACGTTGTATATCATAGATTTCAATATCGTCATAGAGTGAATTTATTTTATTCTCATTTTTAGAGAAATTAACATTCATATTCCATAGGAAATTTTGTTTTTTAATGATATCTGTATTCAACATAATTTCAATTCCTTTATTTCCTATATCACCTGCATTAATTTTTTTATAATTATACCCTGATAAAGGATTCATTGGTAAGTCAATAAGTTGATTTTTAGCATGTGTATCGTAGTAGTTTACATCTAAATCTACCCTGTCGAAAAAACGCAGATTAAGCCCAGCTTCATAAGTTTTTAAATTTTCACTAACTACGTTAGAATTAAACAATACATCTCCCAAATTACTACTTGTAATATTTCCGTTCGGATCATGTCCAATACTATAGCTGTTATACAATTGATAAGGAGGTAAGGAATTTCCTGTTTCTGCGTATGAAGCTCTAATTTTTGCAAACGTGATAAACTTTCCAAATAGATCTTTATCCCAAAGCTTTTTGAACATATCCGTTAATATTAATGAAGAACTTACGGATGAATAAGAAAAAGATCTATTTTTTTCAATCAATGTAGATGTCCAGTCATTTCTAAAAGTTCCATTAATAAACCAAAAGCCATCATAGTTAATATCCATTGTTGCAAAAGCAGAATTAATTTGTTGTTTTCTTCTTACTTCTGAAACTGTAGGCTGATTATTAATTGCATTCTGAACACTAAAATAATTAGGCACATCCAAAACGGCAGAAATTGAATTGGAATTAAAATTATTTGTCATTACTTGTCCGAAAACAGAAAAAGCTCCTCCCCATTTTCCAAACAAATTATCTTTTTTAAAATTTAAGCTACCGATATAATTGTTTTCAATAGATCTATTAAACGAGGTAGAATATAAGTTTACTGCATTTCCTCCGGTATATGTTCTCTGTTCCCCTTTAGTATTATACATATCAGAACCAACCTTCAAATCTATATTAGCCCAGTCCGTAAAATTATATTTTACATTTCCGGTAACAAGAAATCTATTTCTAGCATCCTGATTTAGTCTATTATATACATTCCAATAAGGATTATCGCCACCCGGAATATACCACCGCTGTTTTATACCCAATACATCCATTCCTTCTCTAAAATCAGCAATATTAATCGTTGAAGGTAGAGTTAATATAGTTCCATAGTAATTTTGAGAGTTTTGCCCGCCAACAGGTCTATTTTTTGCAAATGAATTTATATACTGAATTTTTACATCTGTAAACCATCTGTTGTTACGGCCAAACTTTGAAGTGACATGGGTTGCGGCATTAAATCTTTCATATTTTGTTTCAGGAATCATTCCGCCATCATTTAAATAACTAGCAGAAGAAAATATAGTTGTGTTTTCTCCAATCGCCTGTTGAAATGTTAATGTATTATTATTAGATATTCCTGGTTTAAAAAATGTTTTATAGTTATCATAAGAACGTAATTTTATATCCCTACCTTCCCAATCCTGTACAGTTTGCCCTATTATTGATTCCCCCCAACTCGCACTACCATCTTTAA encodes:
- a CDS encoding SusD/RagB family nutrient-binding outer membrane lipoprotein gives rise to the protein MKNIIKALFIVGLFALTSCETNLDTINENPNDQASIDPKFLLTYVSKSAFQVNGDNMYASRMMIGTDGENTYQYMKWNDASFDTYSSGLLNTAKMMQEAEKINNKNYQAIGKFYRAYYFFNLSLKFGSIPYSEALKGESGITQPKYDTQETVMSGILSELKEANDLINSNDKIEGDIIYNGDATKWKKLINSFRLKILITMSKKMTLGTYNIATEFASIAGTQPLMTSISENGELKFADAADSRYTMFNNSGYGSSLYMADYFINLFKARQDPRLFTFAAQTTGAKEAGKAITDFTAYNGGNPTSPYSDNAALVTAKNISKVNDRFYKDATNEPSSVLSYPELEFILAEATARGWISGSAKTHYDNAIKASFNFYQTYVKNPNQYFAGFDVNQYLTTSLVGYNDTAPLQTQLEKIMTQKYMTMFHQSQWTSYYDYLRTGFPNYPLQTGVSAPFRFRYPQSEYNYNSTNLKAALTSQYGGNDNINSKPWWLQ
- a CDS encoding phosphocholine-specific phospholipase C; amino-acid sequence: MNRREFLEKSSLLLAGLGTSSILHPAILKALTIEPAALSTFYDAEHVVILMQENRSFDHAFGALKGVRGFLDKRTFIKPDGHSAFFQKNDAGKYASPARLDLRNTKSTWMSSLPHSWDNQQKALNKGKYDQWLQAKSSGNKDYKEIPLTLGYYNREDLPFYYQLADAFTIFDQYFCSSLTGTTPNRLFHWSGTLREQQTGKAKANVFNENIDYEKAKQARWKSFPEILEENNVSWKIYQNEISLPKGMSGEQEAWLSNFTDNPIEWFSNFNVKFSKGYYKNIPNIISYLKQEIEKNPNQKERFEGMITELNEDLEKYKPENFANLSQYEKNLHEKAFTINSNDPEYWDLEIGTDENGEKLVVPKSDVLFQFRKDVEEKKLPLVSWLVAPEHFSDHPGSPWYGAWYISEVLNILTKDPETWKKTIFIINYDENDGYFDHVLPFAPPMNPSQPVDMNGKEGAEYVSKNQEYMLTQKLKDHERIEGTVGLGYRVPMIIASPWTKGGFVNSEVSDHTSVLQFLEKFIQKKYKKDVTVHNISDWRRAICGDLTSAFNSSNVKAPQMDYLNQKDYTKTINAAKNKPVPNLKWYSENELNDNLLDIQEKGTKPSNPLPYDYHVNLDKGKIKMTNLKETAVPLLIYDRTQFDHDNFHFSYALYSKQELSHSINEEKYDHEVFGPNGFYRKFKGENDPKLKISLINNPSKNEVVLLIEKNKKESKSVSIELEDLYEKKKTKISLGMIEEIRINLNKTKGWYDLKINLDDSIWHFAGRIETGKTSISDPHWA
- a CDS encoding WxL protein host-binding domain-containing protein, with the protein product MIKRIFFFLFFILQFGLSQASIVVINGLTHNYKVESGQVYKGKIAIENTDNTPQNVKIFLQDFTYKADGSINYSAPNTNIKTNTNWIKLNTNLITLKAREKTEVYYEITVPNNVTKPGSYWSVIIVEPVEDIKPTDNKDGVNITSVIRYAVQIITDYDAEKAKPNLQFESVKIDKEEGRQILKIAIANTGELYCKPTAVIEIYNRKNGQKIGNFSSQAMGLLPTTSKSFHIDISKIPPDKYNSVIIATDEDENAFALNVELEVKND
- a CDS encoding SusD/RagB family nutrient-binding outer membrane lipoprotein, with the translated sequence MKKNTIKITLFTLLATLSINSCDRFEDINKDPDAATSEQILPEYFLTSSILGAQMNPEVAERTFVLYWKTAGRQHYQTFIAGGNYDDGYTTNYWGYISGWLNNANKAIQIGNEKKLNGTASNYNENIIQISRIWRAYLMSELSDNFGPIPNEAFQGVNPEFNSQKDFYYYILSELKDAVAKIDPSITGISDKTKAGDLAYQMDWNKWVKYGNSLRMRLAMRLSEVDPSKAKTEFEDAVSSNKFISNADENFAVAEKDGWNDLTGVMSRPWNQQIISATLNNLYLGLGGVPSQNQLSSDLQAYIKPDGYIGKKFSSQYPQKTNDPSTGYFLDGLPNKIDPRAYKTFFIPGNTTSPIFPQGYALSDAAMMRDMRYSDGSKVTVNTKYTWNAYTIGNWGTALSLNDVRGSANYTPSIGQQYRSSTNKRVFFGSWESYLLIAEANLRGWITPMSDEAAYNKGVQESLSYNGVGQYYSAYISSTDYNRDGTSASYSHTTELGASHVMNYIDGKTNVAGTVTINYPSNTIYKGGNIRNDKLTKIITQKFIANTPWLPLETWSDQRRLGLPFFENPAVETPLPNLPNLNSSNFMTNSVKNFPQRLPYPSSFRNSDPNGYTKAVQLLGGADEILTPLWWAKH